The following coding sequences lie in one Arachis stenosperma cultivar V10309 chromosome 5, arast.V10309.gnm1.PFL2, whole genome shotgun sequence genomic window:
- the LOC130979127 gene encoding receptor-like protein EIX2, translated as MNIICDYYKTTFYLDRYIVNITLMWKGVENWFKDPEYGLKAIDLSRNNLKGEIPSEIGNLTSLDSLDLSRNDLCGRILSSLSQIDGIGALDLSYNNLFGRIPSGRHMDTFGASFFEGNPNLCGEQLHKTCPEDMTLTKPQEPTTHDDADDNSDFYEALYMSLGFGFFTGFCGLLGPLLFWRPWRIAYLRFLNKWADYIYVIVALKMCRFPQVTSRLAEYPHT; from the exons ATGAATATTATTTGTGATTATTATAAAACTACCTTTTATCTTGATCGGTACATAGTTAACATAACTTTAATGTGGAAAGGTGTGGAAAACTGGTTCAAGGATCCAGAGTATGGTCTTAAGGCCATTGATCTCTCAAGAAACAATCTAAAAGGAGAGATTCCTTCAGAAATTGGAAATCTAACTTCTCTGGATTCCCTTGACCTATCAAGAAATGATTTGTGTGGTAGAATTCTTTCAAGTCTGTCCCAAATTGATGGGATTGGTGCGTTAGACTTGTCATACAACAATCTGTTTGGAAGAATTCCATCAGGGAGACACATGGATACCTTTGGAGCCTCTTTCTTTGAAGGAAATCCTAATCTGTGTGGTGAGCAACTCCACAAAACTTGTCCAGAAGACATGACACTAACAAAGCCACAAGAACCAACAACACATGATGATGCAGATGACAATTCAGATTTTTATGAAGCATTATACATGAGCTTGGGTTTTGGATTTTTTACGGGCTTTTGTGGCCTTTTAGGGCCATTACTGTTTTGGAGGCCTTGGAGAATTGCTTATCTCAGATTCTTGAACAAATGGGCAGACTACATATATGTAATTGTGGCATTGAAGATGTGTAGGTTCCCACAAGTGACTTCAAGATTGGCAG AATATCCACACACATGA
- the LOC130979125 gene encoding protein MITOFERRINLIKE 1, chloroplastic-like, whose amino-acid sequence MEARISSSLGLHSPNPNPHRHPTDFPSILNHFAATATNPPFASTTATATYPTAHSPQWIRPTSKPAPKPQTLLKNLTVVERALIGAAGGGIAGAFTYVCLHPLDTIKTKMQTKGASQLYKNALDAVVKTFQQKGLLGFYSGVSAVIVGSTASSAVYFGTCEFSKSFLSKIEGFPSVLIPPSAGAMGNIMSSAIMVPKELITQRMQAGAKGRSWQVLVKILEKDGFLGLYAGYSATLLRNLPAGVLSYSSFEYLKAAVLNTTKKSHLEPVQSVLCGALAGAISASITTPLDVVKTRLMTQVHGDAVNKAAAVVYGGVSATVKQILKEEGWVGLTRGMGPRVLHSACFSALGYFAFETARLTILQQYLRQKELSEVPASPS is encoded by the coding sequence ATGGAGGCCAGGATCTCATCCTCTCTTGGCCTCCATTCTCCCAATCCCAATCCCCACCGCCACCCCACTGATTTCCCCTCCATCCTCAATCACTTCGCCGCCACCGCTACAAACCCTCCTTTCGCTTCTACCACCGCCACCGCCACATACCCCACCGCTCACAGCCCACAATGGATCCGGCCCACTTCAAAGCCCGCCCCAAAGCCCCAAACTTTGCTCAAAAACCTCACCGTCGTCGAGCGTGCACTAATCGGCGCAGCCGGTGGCGGAATCGCCGGCGCCTTCACCTACGTCTGCCTCCACCCGCTCGACACAATCAAGACCAAGATGCAGACCAAAGGAGCATCCCAACTTTACAAGAATGCCCTTGACGCGGTCGTGAAGACCTTCCAGCAAAAGGGTCTTCTCGGATTCTACAGTGGCGTATCTGCGGTTATTGTTGGATCCACCGCTTCTTCTGCAGTGTATTTCGGAACCTGCGAGTTCAGTAAGTCatttctatccaaaattgaagGGTTCCCTTCTGTGTTGATTCCACCTAGTGCTGGTGCAATGGGGAATATTATGTCTTCTGCTATAATGGTACCTAAGGAATTGATTACTCAGAGAATGCAAGCTGGTGCAAAGGGAAGATCTTGGCAGGTTTTGGTGAAGATTTTAGAAAAGGATGGGTTTTTAGGGTTATATGCTGGTTACTCTGCTACATTGCTGAGGAATTTACCTGCTGGGGTTTTGAGTTATTCATCATTTGAGTACTTGAAAGCTGCGGTTTTGAACACTACTAAGAAGTCTCACTTGGAACCTGTTCAGAGTGTGCTTTGTGGCGCACTTGCCGGCGCAATTTCGGCTTCTATAACCACTCCTTTGGATGTGGTGAAGACAAGGCTGATGACTCAGGTTCACGGAGATGCTGTGAACAAGGCTGCTGCTGTTGTGTACGGCGGGGTTTCGGCGACAGTGAAGCAGATATTAAAGGAGGAAGGGTGGGTTGGACTTACCCGTGGAATGGGGCCTAGAGTTCTTCATAGTGCTTGCTTTTCAGCATTGGGTTACTTTGCATTTGAAACTGCTAGGCTCACTATACTGCAACAATATCTGAGGCAAAAGGAGTTGAGTGAAGTGCCTGCTTCTCCTAGCTGA
- the LOC130982093 gene encoding uncharacterized oxidoreductase At4g09670-like — MAEEAAPIRFGILGCAEIARKVSRAITLSPNATLYAVGSRSLDKATKFAASNGFPPHAKVYGSYEGVIEDPEVDAVYVPLPTSLHVQWAVLAAQKKKHLLLEKPVALNVHDLHKILEACESNGLQYMDATMWMHHPRTTQMFHFLSDPQQFGRLQSVHATFSYGVSPYFLENDIRVKPDLDALGALGDTGWYCVRAILWASNYELPKSARALHKPTYNDAGVILACAASLSWEDDKVATFYCSFLTDMSMDIIVMGTKGSLRVHDYVIPNQEKETKFSTSSNSNWMELSLGWAPNPSEHVVYNDLPQEAQMVKEFARLVGAIKYNNSKPEDTWPVISRKTQLVIDAVKTSIDNGLEPVEIKG, encoded by the exons ATGGCAGAAGAAGCAGCACCAATACGCTTTGGGATACTTGGGTGTGCTGAGATAGCAAGGAAGGTGTCAAGGGCCATAACCCTCTCCCCTAACGCCACCCTCTACGCCGTCGGAAGCCGCTCTCTCGACAAGGCCACCAAGTTTGCTGCCTCCAACGGCTTCCCACCCCATGCTAAG GTTTATGGTTCATACGAAGGTGTTATAGAAGACCCTGAAGTTGATGCTGTGTACGTGCCACTTCCAACAAGCTTGCACGTGCAGTGGGCTGTGCTTGCTgctcagaagaagaagcactTGCTGCTTGAGAAGCCTGTGGCTCTCAACGTTCACGATCTTCACAAGATTTTGGAGGCGTGTGAATCCAACGGTTTGCAATACATGGATGCTACCATGTGGATGCACCACCCTAGGACCACTCAAATGTTTCACTTCCTCTCGGATCCTCAACAGTTCGGTCGCCTTCAATCG GTACATGCAACTTTTTCCTATGGAGTTAGTCCTTATTTTCTAGAGAATGATATTCGTGTGAAGCCAGACCTTGATGCTCTTGGAGCACTTGGTGACACTGGTTGGTATTGTGTGAGAGCAATTTTATGGGCTTCAAATTATGAGTTACCTAAATCGGCAAGAGCATTGCACAAACCCACATACAATGATGCCGGTGTCATTCTAGCTTGTGCTGCTTCTCTATCTTGGGAAGATGACAAAGTAGCAACATTCTATTGTTCCTTTCTTACGGATATGTCTATGGATATTATTGTGATGGGGACAAAAGGGTCATTGCGCGTTCATGATTATGTTATCCCTAATCAAGAGAAAGAGACCAAGTTTTCAACAAGCTCAAACTCTAATTGGATGGAACTTTCTTTAGGTTGGGCTCCAAATCCAAGTGAACATGTTGTTTACAATGATCTCCCTCAAGAGGCACAAATGGTGAAGGAATTTGCACGCTTGGTAGGGGCAATTAAGTACAATAACTCAAAACCGGAGGACACGTGGCCAGTAATTAGTAGGAAAACACAATTGGTCATAGATGCTGTGAAGACTTCAATTGACAATGGCCTTGAGCCTGTGGAAATTAAGGGTTAA
- the LOC130979710 gene encoding LOW QUALITY PROTEIN: protein NUCLEAR FUSION DEFECTIVE 4-like (The sequence of the model RefSeq protein was modified relative to this genomic sequence to represent the inferred CDS: inserted 2 bases in 2 codons) — translation MMLSGENGGARSKDFAVQVFTGRWFMVFSSFMIMSVSGASYMFSLYSREIKSSLGYDQSTLNLLSFFKDLGSNIGILSGLINEITPPYVVLTIGGVLNFFGYFIVWLAVSKKIAKPQVWTMCLYIFIGANSHCSTNTGALVTSVKNFPGVRGIVIGLLSGYLGLSAAIITQLYYAFYGSDTKSLLLLMAWLPTATAFLFLPFIRHHKGIQQKNDSKAFYNFLYMSLVLAVFLXIVIIVENVSXFTQSEYYATTTVMLLLLVFLPLGVVVQEEHRIWKAKKHQQQLNCEDLPNPKPLNIITTEKPKEVTKPAQPSSSGSCWKDMFKAPNRGEDHTILQAIFNLDMLILFFATICGLGGNLTVVNNLSQIGTSLGYSPHSITTFVSLMAIWIYLGKIVQGVVSEFVITKFKIPRPFMLTSILLLSCVGHLLIAFNVPNGLYVASIVIGFCFGANWPILFSIISELFGLKYYSTLYNVGSIASPIGSYLLSVRVAGHFYDKEGLRQMAAMGLKRNPNEELNCNGAECYKLAFIIITAVCLFGALVSLILVYRTRELYKGDLYKKFREEDSSTINTAETEMPMSQNKIVVEPAAN, via the exons atgATGTTGTCAGGTGAAAATGGTGGTGCAAGAAGCAAAGATTTTGCAGTCCAAGTGTTCACAGGAAGATGGTTCATGGTTTTCTCATCATTCATGATCATGTCGGTTTCAGGAGCAAGCTACATGTTCAGCCTCTACTCCAGAGAAATCAAATCATCATTGGGATATGACCAATCTACTCTCAATCTCTTAAGCTTTTTCAAGGACTTAGGCTCCAACATAGGCATTCTCTCTGGCCTAATCAATGAAATCACACCTCCTTATGTTGTCTTAACAATTGGTGGTGTCCTCAATTTCTTTGGCTACTTCATTGTATGGCTTGCTGTCAGCAAAAAGATTGCAAAGCCACAAGTTTGGACCATGTGTTTGTACATTTTCATTGGAGCGAATTCACATTGTTCAACAAACACTGGTGCACTTGTCACAAGTGTTAAGAATTTCCCTGGTGTTAGAGGTATTGTTATAGGCCTTCTAAGTGGCTACCTTGGTTTGAGTGCTGCAATTATCACTCAATTGTACTATGCTTTCTATGGAAGTGACACAAAATCTCTTCTTTTACTCATGGCATGGCTACCAACTGCTAcagcttttctttttctaccaTTCATTAGGCACCATAAGGGTATTCAACAGAAGAATGATTCCAAGGCTTTCTATAACTTCCTTTACATGTCACTAGTCCTTGCAGTGTTCC TGATTGTAATCATAGTTGAAAATGTTT CTTTCACTCAGAGTGAATATTATGCTACCACCACTGTGATGCTTCTCTTGCTTGTTTTTCTTCCACTTGGTGTTGTTGTTCAGGAAGAACACAGAATTTGGAAGGCCAAAAAACACCAACAACAATTGAATTGTGAAGATCTTCCAAATCCAAAGCCTTTGAATATCATAACTACAGAGAAGCCTAAAGAAGTGACCAAGCCTGCACAACCATCATCATCAGGGTCTTGTTGGAAAGACATGTTCAAGGCACCAAACAGAGGTGAAGATCATACAATACTTCAAGCAATTTTCAATCTTGACATGCTGATTTTGTTCTTTGCTACTATATGTGGTCTAGGTGGCAACCTCACAGTTGTGAATAACTTGAGTCAAATTGGAACATCATTAGGATATTCCCCACATAGCATAACAACATTTGTTTCCCTTATGGCAATTTGGATCTACCTAGGTAAAATTGTGCAAGGTGTGGTCTCAGAATTTGTCATAACAAAATTCAAGATCCCTAGGCCTTTCATGTTAACATCAATACTTTTGTTGTCTTGTGTTGGTCACCTCTTAATTGCATTTAATGTCCCAAATGGTCTCTATGTAGCATCTATTGTTATTGGGTTCTGCTTTGGTGCAAATTGGCCAATACTTTTCTCAATAATTTCTGAACTTTTTGGACTTAAATATTACTCAACATTGTATAATGTTGGGTCAATAGCAAGTCCAATTGGGTCATATTTGCTTAGTGTGAGGGTTGCTGGGCACTTTTATGACAAAGAAGGTCTAAGGCAAATGGCAGCAATGGGACTAAAGAGAAATCCAAATGAAGAGTTGAATTGCAATGGTGCTGAATGTTACAAGTTAGCATTCATTATAATCACTGCTGTGTGTTTATTTGGAGCACTTGTGTCACTGATTTTGGTGTATAGGACTAGGGAGTTATACAAAGGTGACTTATACAAGAAGTTTAGAGAAGAAGATTCATCTACTATCAATACTGCTGAAACTGAAATGCCCATGTCTCAAAACAAGATTGTTGTAGAACCTGCTGCAAATTGA
- the LOC130979433 gene encoding UDP-glycosyltransferase 74F2-like — protein MGEESKHVAHCLVLAYPAQGHINPMIEFSKRLIQRGLKITVVSTVSFWNTTTPHTLKSLSSDPQNIQVESISDGYDNGGLAAAESLEIYKETFWKVGPRTLSNLIQKLASNNNPVDCVICDGFLYWALDVAKDEFGILGALFFTQPCAVNNIYFHVYKKWLELPLSESEYLIPGLPKLAASELPSFLYDYGSYPGYFDIIRNQFCNIHKADWVLANTFYELESQVVNWLKEIWPLKTIGPCVPSMYLDKRLLHDNDYGVSIYDQNIDSCIKWLNDKPKGSVVYVSFGSMAGLTEKQTEELAFGLKESDCYFLWVVRDCDQVKIPKWFLETNDSEKGLVVTWCPQLLVLTHDAVGCFLTHCGWNSTLEAICFGVPTIAMPLWTDQITNAKHIKDVWKMGVRVDADEKGLVRRESIGNCIKEILESEKGNEIKNNALKWRNLAKDSVDEGGSSDQNITEFVAKLAQLCST, from the exons ATGGGAGAAGAATCCAAACATGTAGCTCACTGTTTAGTGTTGGCTTACCCAGCACAAGGCCACATCAACCCCATGATTGAGTTCTCAAAGCGTTTGATTCAAAGAGGATTGAAGATAACAGTTGTAAGCACGGTTTCCTTTTGGAACACCACAACCCCCCACACTTTGAAGAGCCTCTCATCTGATCCTCAAAACATTCAAGTTGAGAGCATCTCTGATGGCTATGACAATGGAGGCCTAGCAGCAGCAGAGTCCCTAGAGATCTACAAAGAAACCTTCTGGAAGGTTGGTCCAAGAACTCTCTCAAATCTTATTCAAAAGCTTGCAAGTAACAACAACCCTGTGGATTGTGTTATTTGCGACGGTTTCTTGTATTGGGCACTTGATGTGGCAAAAGATGAGTTTGGGATACTTGGTGCTTTGTTTTTTACTCAACCTTGTGCTGTTAACAACATATACTTCCATGTTTATAAGAAGTGGTTGGAGTTGCCACTTTCAGAGTCAGAGTATTTGATTCCAGGTTTGCCTAAGCTTGCAGCTTCTGAGTTGCCATCTTTCTTGTATGACTATGGATCCTATCCAGGCTACTTTGATATCATTAGAAATCAATTTTGCAACATTCATAAGGCAGATTGGGTGCTTGCCAACACTTTCTATGAATTGGAGTCTCAG GTTGTTAATTGGTTGAAGGAGATTTGGCCACTAAAGACAATAGGGCCATGTGTGCCATCAATGTACTTGGACAAAAGACTTTTACATGACAATGATTATGGTGTTAGCATCTATGACCAAAACATAGATTCTTGCATCAAATGGCTCAATGACAAGCCCAAAGGTTCAGTTGTTTATGTCTCTTTTGGAAGCATGGCTGGTCTCACTGAGAAACAAACAGAGGAACTAGCATTTGGTTTGAAGGAAAGTGATTGTTATTTCTTGTGGGTTGTTAGAGATTGTGATCAAGTTaagattccaaagtggtttttgGAAACTAATGATTCAGAGAAAGGTTTAGTAGTTACATGGTGTCCTCAACTACTAGTGTTAACACATGATGCTGTTGGATGTTTTCTTACACATTGTGGTTGGAACTCAACATTGGAGGCTATATGTTTTGGAGTTCCTACAATTGCAATGCCACTTTGGACTGACCAAATCACAAATGCAAAGCATATTAAGGATGTTTGGAAAATGGGAGTAAGAGTTGATGCTGATGAGAAAGGTTTGGTTAGGAGGGAAAGTATTGGAAATTGCATAAAGGAGATTTTGGAGAGTGAGAAAGGGAATGAGATAAAAAACAATGCCTTGAAGTGGAGGAATTTGGCTAAGGACTCTGTTGATGAGGGAGGAAGTTCTGATCAAAATATCACCGAGTTTGTGGCAAAATTGGCTCAATTATGCTCTACATGA